A section of the Alphaproteobacteria bacterium genome encodes:
- a CDS encoding ferrous iron transporter B, with protein sequence MKTDPQPDIRPLRLALVGNPNSGKSALFNTLTGARQKVGNYPGVTVERRAGAFTLKAESGAPIQVEAVDLPGTYSLDPKSPDEQIARNVILGDQPGEARPDLILCVVDSTNLRRHLRFVLELKQLGVPLVIALNMADLAERDRIDIDAAELSRELGLPVVPTVAVRKAGVGALLDQLAASAAELAVRAVPPPGKPPSPADLPSLQREARALAERVTLSEGIEHRLTRLADTVVLHRLIGPLLLFALLFFMFQAVFAWAETPMTWIDDGIVALQGITAATLPAGYLQSLIVDGVLAGAGSVVIFLPQILILFAFILVLEATGYMARAAFIMDRLMAAVGLNGRAFIPLLSSFACAIPGIMAARTIAHPRDRLTTILVAPLMTCSARLPVYTLIIAAFIPSETVWGGIGLQGLVMFTLYIAGIVSALAVAAVLKRTVTRGQPQALLMELPKYQIPGLRDLALGLWERARIFLVRVGKIILTVMVVLWGLASFPAPPPGATDPAIFYSFAGQIGQALHTVFAPIGFNWEISIALVPGMAAREVAVAALGTVYALSGPDGAVVESLAATLRTAWSLPTALAFLAWYVFAPQCLSTLAVTRRETNSWRWPLFMAAYLFALAYLAAFVTFHAASYLTGL encoded by the coding sequence ATGAAGACTGATCCGCAACCCGATATCCGGCCTCTGCGTCTGGCGCTGGTGGGCAATCCCAACAGCGGCAAGTCGGCCCTGTTCAACACGCTGACGGGCGCGCGCCAGAAAGTCGGCAATTATCCGGGTGTGACCGTGGAGCGCCGCGCCGGCGCGTTCACCCTGAAGGCCGAATCGGGCGCACCCATCCAGGTGGAAGCCGTCGACCTGCCCGGCACCTACAGCCTCGATCCGAAAAGCCCGGACGAACAGATCGCGCGGAACGTCATCCTGGGTGATCAGCCGGGCGAAGCCCGGCCCGATCTCATTCTTTGCGTTGTCGATTCGACCAACCTGCGCCGCCACCTGCGTTTCGTGCTCGAACTGAAGCAACTGGGCGTGCCGCTCGTCATTGCGCTGAACATGGCCGATCTGGCGGAACGCGACCGGATCGATATCGATGCGGCCGAACTGTCGCGCGAGTTGGGCCTGCCGGTGGTCCCCACCGTGGCAGTGCGCAAGGCTGGCGTCGGCGCGCTTCTCGATCAACTGGCGGCGAGCGCCGCCGAGCTGGCGGTCCGCGCCGTTCCCCCGCCGGGGAAGCCGCCCAGCCCGGCCGATCTGCCGTCACTGCAGCGTGAGGCGCGCGCTCTGGCCGAACGGGTCACGCTCTCGGAAGGGATCGAACACCGGCTGACCCGCCTTGCTGACACTGTGGTGCTGCACCGGCTCATCGGGCCGCTCCTCCTGTTTGCGCTCTTGTTTTTCATGTTCCAGGCAGTCTTTGCCTGGGCAGAGACACCGATGACCTGGATCGACGACGGCATCGTCGCCCTGCAGGGGATCACCGCAGCCACCCTGCCAGCCGGCTATCTCCAGAGCCTGATTGTGGACGGTGTTCTGGCCGGCGCCGGCAGCGTGGTGATCTTCCTGCCGCAGATTCTGATCCTGTTCGCCTTCATCCTCGTGCTTGAAGCGACAGGCTACATGGCGCGCGCGGCCTTCATCATGGATCGCCTGATGGCCGCGGTCGGTCTCAATGGCCGGGCCTTCATTCCGCTTCTCTCGAGCTTCGCCTGCGCCATCCCCGGCATCATGGCTGCACGCACGATCGCCCACCCGCGCGACCGTCTTACCACGATCCTGGTGGCGCCGCTCATGACCTGCTCGGCCCGGCTGCCGGTCTACACCCTGATCATCGCCGCCTTCATCCCCAGCGAGACCGTCTGGGGCGGCATCGGCCTGCAGGGGCTCGTCATGTTCACGCTCTATATCGCGGGGATCGTCAGCGCACTCGCCGTCGCCGCCGTGCTGAAGCGCACCGTGACGCGCGGCCAGCCACAGGCGCTTCTCATGGAACTCCCCAAATATCAGATTCCGGGCCTGCGCGACCTCGCCCTCGGCCTGTGGGAGCGGGCGCGAATCTTCCTCGTCAGGGTAGGTAAGATCATTCTCACGGTGATGGTCGTCCTCTGGGGGCTCGCCTCCTTTCCGGCACCGCCGCCCGGCGCGACGGATCCGGCCATCTTTTACAGTTTCGCGGGCCAGATCGGCCAGGCGTTGCACACGGTGTTCGCGCCCATCGGCTTCAATTGGGAAATTTCCATCGCCCTCGTCCCCGGCATGGCGGCGCGCGAAGTAGCCGTCGCCGCGCTGGGGACCGTCTACGCGCTGAGTGGCCCCGACGGCGCGGTAGTTGAAAGCCTGGCGGCCACGCTTCGGACGGCCTGGAGCCTGCCCACGGCACTTGCCTTTCTCGCCTGGTACGTGTTTGCGCCCCAATGCCTCTCGACCCTCGCCGTGACGCGGCGCGAGACCAATAGCTGGCGCTGGCCTCTGTTCATGGCGGCTTATCTCTTTGCGCTGGCCTATCTGGCGGCTTTCGTGACTTTCCACGCCGCCAGCTACCTGACCGGGCTCTAG
- a CDS encoding FeoA family protein has protein sequence MATLSENTVCLADLRPGARGRIAAILLDAARAEVANRLREMGFIEDARIVVLHESPFGHDPIAVKIDDVRVALRRVEAASILVSLDED, from the coding sequence TTGGCGACCCTGAGCGAAAATACGGTTTGTCTCGCCGATCTGAGGCCGGGCGCCCGGGGGCGCATTGCCGCGATCCTGCTCGACGCGGCGCGCGCCGAGGTCGCTAATCGCCTGCGCGAAATGGGATTTATCGAGGATGCGCGCATTGTGGTCTTGCATGAAAGCCCGTTCGGCCATGACCCGATCGCGGTCAAGATCGACGACGTCCGCGTCGCGCTTCGCCGCGTGGAGGCAGCCTCGATACTGGTAAGCCTCGATGAAGACTGA
- a CDS encoding ShlB/FhaC/HecB family hemolysin secretion/activation protein, producing MAQQAVNSASPGQIDKRFAVEPTRPMPTGPDMAPTGPAPGVPDTALGFTVKSLQIQGASILTDADREMLADLLVGRELTPARLNEALAALTRLYREKGYSLSRGALQDTDPVAGSVTLRAIEGYIDNIVIEGQVEGSAALIESYLRAITGRAPIGNRELERAVLLVSDLAGATVRPLVEPSETGEGAFNLVLLMEHRDSSGFVQFDNRGTRFNGRFQLWGGVTLNSPLGFYESVDVRYVTVTQTEELRFASLFYRQPLGGDGLVASFAASHGDSEPGFTLENLGVENVSLRFELGLSYPIIRSRSENLYFNGRFTYRDTDSERFEELRLFKDHHRVLGLGLYYGTRDPWDADLSASFEISQGLDAFGASGRDGLNLSRFRGRSDFTKATVFLSRYQRFWERVGLYWAARGQWAAHRLLESELAGFGGSRFGRAYDPSEILGDDGVGTEVELQLDAPAWEPYLTGVTFYGFYDVGATWLKGGLGRQSMASAGAGLRLGLGAHLYATVEGAQPLTRPVFAEGSAGDDPRVFFTLRAYY from the coding sequence ATGGCGCAGCAGGCGGTCAACTCTGCCTCACCCGGCCAGATCGACAAGCGCTTCGCGGTCGAACCGACCCGACCGATGCCCACCGGCCCGGACATGGCGCCGACCGGGCCGGCGCCGGGGGTGCCGGACACGGCGCTCGGCTTCACGGTCAAGTCGCTCCAAATCCAGGGCGCCAGTATTTTGACCGATGCAGATCGCGAGATGTTGGCGGATTTGCTGGTTGGCAGAGAACTTACGCCCGCGCGCCTCAATGAGGCTTTGGCGGCGCTGACACGGCTCTACCGTGAAAAAGGCTATTCGCTCAGCCGGGGTGCGCTGCAGGACACCGATCCCGTGGCCGGTAGCGTCACGCTCCGCGCGATCGAGGGATATATCGACAATATCGTGATCGAGGGCCAGGTCGAGGGCTCGGCCGCGCTGATCGAATCCTACCTCAGGGCAATCACCGGCAGGGCGCCCATTGGCAATCGCGAGCTGGAGCGCGCCGTGCTGCTCGTTTCCGACCTGGCGGGCGCTACGGTCCGGCCGCTCGTCGAACCATCGGAAACAGGCGAGGGGGCCTTTAACCTCGTGCTGCTGATGGAACATCGCGACAGTTCCGGCTTCGTGCAGTTCGACAATCGGGGAACCCGCTTCAACGGGCGCTTTCAGCTTTGGGGCGGGGTGACGCTGAACTCGCCGCTGGGTTTCTACGAGAGTGTCGATGTGCGCTACGTTACGGTAACCCAGACCGAAGAGCTCCGGTTTGCCAGTCTCTTCTACCGCCAGCCCCTGGGCGGCGACGGGCTGGTGGCGAGCTTCGCCGCCAGCCACGGCGACAGTGAGCCGGGTTTTACACTGGAAAATCTCGGCGTGGAAAATGTCAGCCTTCGGTTCGAGCTCGGCCTTTCCTACCCGATCATTCGCTCCCGGTCGGAAAACCTTTATTTCAATGGCCGGTTCACCTATCGCGATACCGACAGCGAGCGCTTCGAAGAGCTGCGTCTGTTCAAGGACCATCACCGTGTCCTCGGGCTTGGCCTGTATTACGGGACGCGCGATCCGTGGGACGCAGATCTCAGCGCCAGTTTCGAAATCAGTCAGGGCCTCGACGCCTTCGGCGCCTCTGGCCGTGACGGCCTCAATCTGAGCCGCTTTCGGGGACGGTCGGATTTCACCAAGGCGACGGTGTTCCTGTCCCGTTACCAGCGGTTCTGGGAGCGTGTCGGCCTTTACTGGGCGGCGCGCGGCCAGTGGGCGGCCCATCGCCTGCTGGAATCGGAACTCGCGGGATTTGGCGGCAGCCGTTTTGGCCGCGCCTACGACCCGTCGGAAATTCTCGGCGATGACGGCGTTGGAACCGAGGTCGAGCTGCAACTGGACGCACCCGCCTGGGAGCCTTATCTCACGGGCGTGACCTTTTACGGGTTCTATGATGTCGGCGCGACCTGGCTCAAAGGCGGGCTCGGGCGGCAGTCGATGGCATCCGCGGGGGCCGGCCTGCGCCTGGGGCTCGGCGCCCATCTTTACGCCACGGTGGAGGGCGCCCAGCCATTGACCCGGCCGGTCTTCGCCGAGGGCAGCGCTGGTGACGACCCGCGGGTCTTCTTCACCCTGCGCGCCTATTATTAG
- a CDS encoding FecR domain-containing protein, translating to MRFLCRDQNTGSRAILRDGAGHLRMALATAWLVALLVAGQTALAADPAWQVQSVDGTGTITRADGVRLALEPGAVLGGGDEIATDADTRAVLTHGTSRITLSPRTKLTLPKTAEAGTAYRIVQSIGSAIYKVKQRAAELKDFGVETPFLAAVVKGTTFRVDAASDNASVRVTEGLVAVASPLTTGNGLLSAGDVARIHNSPGATLQIERQDATNPPAGGTAAGQLADKDGDDNDDTAAKEKVGAGQAVSAAEKKGKDAAASGSRIKIRNNGRTIRAVSEKYSHAATILMNAKPGDIFPGEFSLAAFVDAGDGRKTGERRAGDRAGARGTGTNGLGHGPKNGLGTGGIKGSESGVGQAVSVGQGTSGLGSGGNAGGNGNGGGNGNGNGNVGGLGGGNSNAGGNGLGAGNGAGNGNGNVGLGGGNSNAGGNGLGAGNSAGNGNGNGNVGGLGSGNSNAGGNGLGAGNGLGAGNGAGNGNGNGNVGGLGGGNSNAGGNAQTGFNGHGNSNSNGNGGLGNPGGGPGGGNSNPGNGNGGGGNGGNGNGNGKG from the coding sequence ATGCGGTTCCTTTGCCGAGATCAGAACACCGGTTCCCGCGCCATCCTGCGGGATGGCGCCGGGCACCTGCGGATGGCGCTCGCCACCGCCTGGCTGGTGGCTCTGCTGGTGGCCGGCCAGACGGCTCTCGCGGCCGATCCCGCCTGGCAGGTCCAGAGCGTCGACGGCACAGGGACGATCACGCGCGCCGACGGCGTGCGCCTGGCGCTGGAGCCGGGCGCGGTCCTTGGCGGCGGCGATGAAATTGCGACCGATGCCGATACCCGGGCCGTGCTCACCCACGGCACCTCCAGGATCACCCTCAGCCCCCGGACAAAGCTTACTCTGCCCAAGACAGCCGAGGCCGGCACCGCGTACCGGATCGTGCAAAGCATCGGGTCCGCAATCTACAAGGTGAAGCAGCGCGCGGCCGAGCTCAAGGATTTCGGCGTCGAGACGCCCTTTCTCGCCGCCGTGGTGAAAGGCACGACCTTTCGCGTCGACGCGGCGAGCGACAATGCCAGTGTTCGCGTAACCGAAGGCCTCGTGGCCGTGGCCTCGCCCCTGACGACCGGCAATGGTCTGTTGAGCGCCGGCGATGTGGCCCGAATCCACAACTCGCCAGGCGCGACACTCCAGATCGAGCGCCAGGATGCCACAAACCCGCCAGCCGGCGGCACCGCGGCCGGCCAACTGGCCGACAAGGACGGCGACGACAATGACGACACGGCGGCCAAGGAGAAGGTCGGCGCCGGGCAGGCCGTGTCGGCCGCGGAGAAGAAGGGCAAGGACGCGGCCGCTTCCGGCTCCAGGATCAAGATCCGGAACAATGGCCGGACAATTCGCGCCGTGAGCGAGAAATACTCCCACGCCGCCACGATCCTGATGAACGCCAAGCCGGGAGACATTTTCCCCGGCGAGTTCAGCCTCGCGGCCTTCGTCGACGCGGGCGACGGGCGCAAGACCGGCGAACGGCGGGCGGGCGACCGCGCCGGCGCCCGCGGAACCGGCACGAATGGCCTCGGACATGGCCCTAAAAACGGCCTCGGAACGGGCGGCATTAAGGGCTCGGAAAGCGGTGTCGGGCAGGCTGTATCCGTTGGCCAGGGCACCAGCGGCCTCGGTTCCGGCGGCAATGCCGGCGGCAACGGCAACGGCGGGGGCAATGGCAATGGCAATGGCAATGTCGGTGGCCTTGGCGGCGGAAACAGCAACGCCGGCGGCAACGGCCTGGGTGCCGGCAACGGCGCCGGCAATGGCAATGGCAACGTCGGCCTTGGCGGCGGAAACAGCAACGCCGGCGGCAACGGCCTGGGTGCGGGCAACAGCGCCGGCAATGGCAATGGCAATGGCAATGTCGGTGGCCTTGGCAGCGGAAACAGCAACGCCGGCGGCAACGGCCTGGGTGCTGGCAACGGCCTGGGTGCCGGCAACGGCGCCGGCAATGGCAACGGCAACGGCAACGTCGGCGGCCTTGGCGGCGGAAACAGCAACGCCGGCGGCAACGCGCAGACTGGCTTCAATGGCCATGGCAACAGCAACAGCAATGGCAATGGCGGCCTCGGCAACCCGGGAGGTGGCCCGGGAGGTGGCAATAGCAACCCCGGCAATGGCAACGGTGGCGGGGGCAACGGTGGCAATGGCAATGGCAATGGCAAGGGCTGA
- a CDS encoding EAL domain-containing protein, translated as MTRMRRRSPDAGQQGWTLHKGGLAVFALCLGLEIFGLFRPVDRIYQEFLFAAANRPASGDLVVVGIDSKSLGEMAVWPWPRSVHAELVRRLDAAGAVRIGLDIDFSSPSRENEDAALAAALAEAEAQIVLPGHRQTRWASDSLIDLTYTKPLPALMAHASLATVSIMPDADGRVLAIQPFETWPSGLVPSFPVALAGRLILDPAPLGIDFSIDHGTLPRLSYADVLNGNFEPAQIAGKTVIVGATAIELGDRIPVPRWKVIPGPEFQAIALETILQNRVLATVPFAAYAIFLLLVALAFSAIFQRVRGSTAIVVSIAAIAVLLTGSAFLYLGASTLTPQAAVIAEIFLVMGFAFAGRVDWQSVKLMAQSVALTKSRNFAREVVDASLDAIIVLNEDLRLETLNPAAIQLLGLENREFRGNHVSTIFPNFGAVRLAPGERFSGRRISVAQRADGSQVSVELAIQPAEMEQGRRYVAFARDITERLKREAQLEHQALHDALTDLPNRTFLFQRMGTVREMTDEESGSFAVLLLDLDRFKEVNDTLGHHVGDVLLRMVCDRLSDTLSRDDVLARIGGDEFAVLLPGANEVRAAAVAKTVGAALDAPFECEGYTLTVGVSVGITLYPQHGNLPSELLRKADVAMYLAKELRHPYEFYDPDRDRNSVRNLTLMGELRSALEQDQLDLHYQPKISLENDRIYGVEALLRWTHPRLGFIAPDEFIGMAEQSGLIDQLTDWVLMRALRDLEQFDETAAPLNMAINLSTRSLLDIGLPKRIRNALTKCNVDAGRITLEITESAIMQDPASSRRVIEELDRLGVRLAIDDFGTGYSSLAYLKQLPVDEIKIDKSFVLDMETNENDRVIVKSTVELAHNLGLAAVAEGIETAGVVDTLKSWGCDIGQGYFYSKALGVADLLAWNRARANGADDGTPDSGDAVPFLRTA; from the coding sequence ATGACCCGAATGCGCAGGCGCAGCCCGGATGCCGGGCAGCAGGGCTGGACGCTGCACAAAGGCGGCCTTGCCGTTTTTGCCCTCTGTCTCGGCCTCGAGATATTCGGCCTGTTTCGACCGGTTGACCGGATCTACCAGGAATTCCTTTTCGCCGCGGCCAATCGGCCGGCGTCGGGTGACCTCGTTGTCGTCGGCATCGACAGTAAGAGCCTCGGCGAGATGGCCGTATGGCCCTGGCCTCGCAGTGTTCACGCCGAACTGGTCCGCCGCTTGGATGCCGCCGGCGCCGTGCGCATCGGGCTCGACATCGATTTCAGCTCACCCTCGCGCGAGAATGAAGACGCCGCCCTGGCCGCGGCCCTGGCCGAGGCGGAAGCCCAGATCGTCCTCCCGGGCCACCGCCAGACACGCTGGGCAAGCGATAGCCTGATCGACCTGACATACACGAAGCCGCTACCGGCCCTGATGGCTCACGCCAGCCTGGCCACTGTTTCCATCATGCCCGACGCCGACGGGCGGGTCCTCGCGATCCAACCCTTTGAGACCTGGCCCTCCGGGCTGGTCCCGTCCTTTCCGGTAGCATTGGCCGGCCGGCTGATCCTCGACCCCGCGCCGCTCGGGATCGACTTTTCGATTGATCACGGCACGCTGCCGCGGCTGTCCTATGCCGATGTGCTCAATGGTAATTTCGAGCCGGCCCAGATTGCCGGCAAGACGGTCATCGTCGGTGCCACCGCCATCGAGCTGGGTGACCGCATCCCGGTGCCGCGCTGGAAAGTTATCCCGGGCCCCGAATTTCAGGCCATCGCACTGGAAACGATCCTCCAGAACCGGGTGCTGGCGACGGTCCCCTTTGCCGCCTACGCGATTTTCCTGCTTCTCGTCGCGCTTGCCTTCTCGGCCATCTTCCAGCGTGTGCGCGGGTCGACTGCCATCGTCGTCTCGATCGCCGCCATCGCGGTCCTCCTGACCGGCAGCGCGTTTCTTTATCTTGGCGCCAGCACCCTGACGCCGCAGGCGGCGGTCATCGCCGAAATTTTCCTGGTCATGGGATTTGCCTTTGCGGGACGGGTGGACTGGCAGAGCGTCAAGCTCATGGCGCAATCGGTGGCTCTTACGAAGAGCCGAAACTTCGCCCGCGAGGTCGTCGATGCCAGTCTGGACGCGATCATCGTGCTGAACGAGGATCTGCGGCTCGAAACCCTTAATCCTGCCGCCATTCAACTGCTCGGGCTCGAAAACCGGGAATTTCGCGGCAATCACGTGAGCACGATCTTCCCCAATTTCGGGGCTGTCCGCCTGGCGCCCGGCGAACGGTTCTCGGGACGGCGGATCTCGGTGGCGCAGCGGGCGGACGGCAGCCAGGTTTCGGTGGAATTGGCGATCCAGCCGGCCGAGATGGAGCAGGGCCGGCGGTATGTCGCCTTCGCCCGGGACATTACGGAGCGGCTGAAGCGCGAGGCGCAGCTCGAACATCAGGCCCTGCACGACGCCCTTACGGATCTACCCAACCGGACCTTCTTGTTTCAGCGCATGGGAACGGTCCGCGAGATGACCGACGAAGAGAGCGGAAGCTTCGCGGTCCTGTTGCTCGACCTTGACCGCTTCAAGGAAGTCAATGACACACTCGGCCATCATGTGGGAGACGTCCTCCTGCGCATGGTCTGCGACAGGCTGAGTGACACGTTGAGCCGGGACGACGTTCTGGCCCGCATCGGGGGCGACGAATTTGCGGTACTTCTGCCCGGTGCGAACGAAGTTCGGGCAGCCGCGGTGGCCAAGACGGTCGGCGCGGCGCTGGATGCGCCTTTCGAGTGCGAGGGTTACACATTGACCGTAGGGGTCAGCGTCGGAATCACCCTTTACCCGCAGCACGGAAATCTGCCTTCTGAGCTGTTGCGGAAAGCCGATGTCGCGATGTACCTCGCGAAAGAACTGCGCCACCCTTACGAGTTCTACGATCCCGATCGGGACAGGAACAGCGTTCGCAACCTGACCCTGATGGGCGAGCTGCGATCGGCCCTGGAGCAGGACCAGCTCGACCTGCATTACCAGCCCAAGATTTCTCTTGAAAACGACAGGATTTACGGCGTCGAGGCGCTGCTGCGCTGGACTCACCCGCGACTCGGCTTCATTGCGCCTGACGAGTTCATCGGCATGGCCGAACAATCCGGCCTGATCGATCAGTTGACCGACTGGGTTCTGATGCGCGCGCTTCGTGATCTCGAGCAGTTCGATGAAACGGCAGCGCCGCTCAACATGGCCATCAACTTGTCCACGCGAAGCCTCCTCGATATCGGCCTGCCGAAACGTATTCGGAACGCGCTGACAAAATGCAATGTGGATGCCGGCCGGATCACGCTTGAAATCACCGAAAGCGCGATCATGCAAGACCCGGCCTCGTCGCGCCGCGTGATCGAGGAGCTGGACCGGTTGGGAGTGAGGCTGGCGATCGACGATTTCGGGACGGGGTATTCATCGCTTGCCTATCTGAAGCAACTTCCGGTCGATGAGATCAAAATCGACAAGTCCTTCGTCCTCGACATGGAAACCAACGAAAACGACCGCGTGATCGTCAAATCCACTGTGGAGCTCGCCCACAACCTGGGGCTGGCGGCGGTCGCCGAAGGCATCGAGACGGCCGGCGTCGTGGACACGCTCAAGAGCTGGGGATGCGACATCGGACAGGGTTATTTTTACAGCAAGGCGCTCGGTGTGGCCGATCTCCTGGCCTGGAACCGGGCACGGGCCAACGGCGCCGACGACGGGACGCCCGATTCCGGCGACGCCGTACCGTTCCTGCGGACCGCCTAG
- a CDS encoding SOS response-associated peptidase has protein sequence MCGRYTLTAPVDAVRRYFGVSGPVPNLYPRYNLAPTQDAPVIGLAQGGQREFRMMRWGLVPGWAKDAAIGARMINARIETLSEKPAFRQAYRKRRCLVPADGFFEWRVSEASPAGGDAGKEPLLIRRADRSVFAFAGLWEAWTGPDGQGLRSFTIVTAPASPFLARFHHRMPVMLDEAGGARWLDPDAKAPAAILRDHFLADELLEAVPVSRRVNRPAHDDPGVLEPVGPALRAAA, from the coding sequence ATGTGCGGACGCTATACCCTGACAGCGCCGGTGGACGCGGTGCGCCGGTACTTCGGCGTTTCGGGACCGGTGCCCAATCTTTACCCGCGCTATAACCTGGCCCCCACGCAGGATGCGCCGGTGATCGGCCTCGCTCAGGGCGGGCAGCGCGAATTTCGCATGATGCGTTGGGGCCTCGTCCCAGGCTGGGCGAAGGATGCGGCGATCGGCGCCCGGATGATCAATGCCCGGATTGAAACCCTGTCGGAAAAACCCGCTTTTCGCCAGGCCTACAGGAAGCGGCGCTGTCTTGTCCCGGCGGATGGGTTCTTTGAGTGGCGCGTGAGCGAGGCATCCCCGGCCGGGGGCGATGCCGGCAAGGAGCCGCTTCTGATCCGCCGGGCGGACCGCAGCGTTTTCGCCTTCGCCGGGCTCTGGGAAGCATGGACCGGGCCGGATGGCCAGGGCCTGCGGAGCTTCACGATCGTGACCGCTCCGGCAAGCCCGTTTCTCGCCCGGTTCCACCACCGCATGCCGGTGATGCTGGATGAGGCGGGCGGGGCGCGTTGGCTCGATCCCGACGCGAAAGCACCGGCCGCGATCCTGAGGGATCATTTTCTCGCCGATGAGCTGCTCGAGGCTGTTCCGGTTTCCCGCCGGGTCAACCGACCGGCTCATGATGATCCCGGCGTGCTGGAGCCGGTCGGGCCGGCCCTGCGCGCGGCGGCCTGA
- a CDS encoding L-threonylcarbamoyladenylate synthase, whose protein sequence is MTPRPHRIKTGEPPILFADNAALDRAAELLAAGQLVAFPTETVYGLGADATRDAAVARIFAAKDRPSFNPLIIHVPDAAEAGKFVRLDGDARKLAAAFWPGALTLVLPRVPSCPVSLLASAGLDTLAIRAPAHPVARALLERVPHPIAAPSANPSGQLSPTRAEHVAAGLDGRVSLILDGGPSEIGLESTVLDLSGDRPVLLRPGAITREALEAVLKIPVALPEPGGPDASSPRRSPGLLARHYAPRTPLRLEATEAGPDEALLAFGPLDPATPGGKAQRNLSPSGDMEEAASNLFAMLRELDAAGASRIAVMPVPRRGLGLAINDRLARGAMPDPARG, encoded by the coding sequence ATGACTCCCCGTCCCCACAGGATCAAGACTGGCGAGCCGCCGATTCTTTTCGCCGATAATGCCGCGTTGGACCGCGCGGCCGAACTGCTCGCGGCCGGCCAACTCGTCGCCTTCCCGACCGAAACCGTCTACGGGCTTGGCGCCGACGCTACCCGGGACGCAGCCGTGGCCCGGATCTTCGCAGCCAAGGACCGTCCCAGCTTCAACCCACTCATCATCCACGTGCCGGACGCGGCCGAAGCCGGAAAATTCGTCCGCCTGGACGGGGACGCACGGAAGCTCGCCGCCGCCTTCTGGCCGGGCGCCCTGACACTCGTCCTGCCCCGTGTGCCGTCCTGCCCCGTCAGCCTCCTGGCCAGCGCGGGTCTCGACACACTCGCCATCCGCGCCCCCGCCCACCCGGTGGCCAGGGCGCTGCTGGAACGGGTGCCGCACCCGATCGCCGCGCCCAGCGCCAACCCCTCCGGACAGCTCAGCCCGACCCGGGCCGAGCATGTGGCGGCCGGGCTGGACGGCCGGGTCTCGCTGATCCTGGATGGCGGGCCAAGCGAGATTGGCCTCGAATCGACGGTCCTCGACCTGTCGGGCGACCGGCCGGTCCTGCTCCGCCCCGGGGCAATCACCCGCGAGGCCCTCGAGGCGGTCCTGAAAATCCCCGTGGCGCTTCCGGAGCCCGGCGGGCCCGATGCTTCGAGCCCCCGCCGGTCGCCAGGCCTGCTGGCGCGGCATTATGCCCCGCGGACGCCGCTCCGCCTCGAGGCCACGGAGGCCGGTCCTGACGAAGCGCTCCTCGCCTTCGGCCCGCTCGACCCGGCAACGCCCGGCGGCAAGGCCCAGCGCAACCTGAGCCCGTCGGGTGACATGGAGGAGGCTGCCAGCAACCTGTTTGCCATGTTAAGAGAACTGGATGCGGCAGGCGCCAGCCGGATCGCCGTCATGCCCGTGCCCCGTCGCGGACTGGGCCTGGCGATCAACGACCGGCTCGCGCGGGGCGCCATGCCGGACCCGGCCAGGGGCTGA